A region from the Vicia villosa cultivar HV-30 ecotype Madison, WI linkage group LG3, Vvil1.0, whole genome shotgun sequence genome encodes:
- the LOC131659193 gene encoding uncharacterized protein LOC131659193: MDQWNKLRFQDYKNVIAYNYAMHQIITKLEFCGKTITEKEKLKKTFSTFHASQVLLQQQYRMREYTEYSDLVAALLVAEQNNELLIKNHQARPTGTMPYPEINATTFNRGRGDFNRLKRRGGHVRSDGNNGHARFDGQNQGGYHGRNLFHDRNYFRGRGRGRGHMNNYRSPKYDQNNWNRKRKGKYIQEGPSRNYEDICYKCGKKGHWSKVCRTPEHLCKRSMAYVEEKGKEVNFNEIEPRNNNTYFETADFVGGETD; the protein is encoded by the coding sequence ATGGATCAATGGAACAAGTTACGGTTCCAAGATTACAAAAATGTCATTGCATATAATTATGCTATGCACCAGATTATAACAAAGCTAGAATTTTGTGGCAAAACTATAACTGAAAAAGAAAAGttgaaaaaaactttttcaacttTCCATGCATCTCAGGTATTATTGCAACAACAATATAGAATGAGGGAATACACTGAGTATTCTGATTTAGTTGCAGCCCTTTTGGTGGCAGAACAAAATAACGAGCTCCTTATAAAAAACCACCAGGCACGACCCACAGGAACAATGCCATATCCTGAAATTAATGCCACGACCTTTAATCGTGGGCGTGGTGACTTTAATCGTCTTAAGAGACGTGGTGGTCATGTTCGTTCTGATGGTAATAATGGTCATGCTCGTTTTGATGGTCAAAATCAAGGAGGATATCATGGTCGAAACCTTTTCCACGATCGAAACTATTTTCGTGGTAGAGGACGTGGACGAGGTCATATGAATAATTATAGATCCCCCAAATATGACCAAAATAATTGGAATCGCAAAAGAAAAGGTAAGTATATCCAAGAAGGTCCCTCAAGGAATTATGAAGATATATGCTACAAATGCGGAAAGAAAGGCCATTGGTCTAAGGTGTGTAGAACACCAGAACATTTGTGTAAAAGATCAATGGCATATGttgaagaaaagggaaaagaagtgAATTTTAATGAGATTGAACCCAGAAACAATAATACCTATTTTGAGACTGCTGACTTTGTTGGAGGTGAAACTGATTAA
- the LOC131662523 gene encoding nonsense-mediated mRNA decay factor SMG7: MLVKMDNMSAPSSWERAKRLYDKNLELDNKRRRSAQVRVPSDPNAWQQMRENYEAIILEDHAFSEQHNIEFALWQLHYKRIEEFRAYFNAALSSTNSNPSPGGKGPLRPDRITKIRLQFKTFLSEATGFYHDLIIKIRAKYGLPLGYFEDSDNQIVMEKDGKKYADMKIGLVSCHRCLIYLGDLARYKGIYGEGDSINREFTAASSYYLQAASLLPSSGNPHHQLALVASYSGDEVVTIYRYFRSLAVDSPFTTARENLIVAFEKNRQSFSQLPGDAKVLAVKESSGRPTGKVRGKVEAKLATKTASARIEEASSMQETYKYFCTRFVRLNGILFTRTSLETFTEVLAIVNAGLRKLLSSGQDEELNFGTDAAENELVIVRIVCIIVFTIYNINKESEGQTYAEIVQRAVLLQNAFAAAFELMGYIIERCTELRDPSSSYLLPGVLVFVEWLACYPDLAQGNDVDENQATVRSKFWNRCISLMNKLLSVEPMSILDEEETCFNNMSRYEEGETENRLALFEDFELRGFVPLLPAQTILDFSRKHSLGNDVEKERKARVKRILAAGKALANVVRVDQKVIYLDSKVKKFTIGVEPQTSDDFVLATSYSGMLNTENFLQENSGDKSMVEVVRSNQDRYVEEDEDDEVIVFKPVVSETRADVVVSSWAPHEGLEPSLKAFEGDLKFHLSSTSHPLNNINHQTLPVSVSGMMPQNLQPVQTSRWIEEEISLGNNFEGLRLFENGHVMKPGLQEAVDMSNRVALPIPVQQSVAADTNVVFQGLPKSSESVIPSKVDAIASSGVITENLYGMTTPALQASLRKSPVSRPARHLGPPPGFSPFPSKQGSEYSVSDSISGNPIVDDYGWLDGYHLDSSTTSLSSNGPQAYAQSNSHQVSNNGFSGMVSFPFPGKKFPSVPLQVEKQNGWHEYQSHEHLKSHADQQPQPQQQLTNGNQQFSPLPEQFQGQSIWTGRYLV; encoded by the exons ATGTTAGTAAAGATGGATAACATGTCTGCTCCTTCATCATGGGAGCGTGCAAAGCGCCTCTATGATAAG AACCTTGAATTGGATAATAAGCGTCGGAGATCTGCTCAAGTGCGGGTCCCATCCGATCCAAATGCTTGGCAACAAATGCGTGAGAATTATGAAGCAATAATTCTTGAGGATCATGCTTTCTCCGAGCAGCACAATATTGAATTTGCTCTTTGGCAGTTGCATTATAAGCGGATTGAGGAGTTTAGGGCATACTTCAATGCCGCCCTCTCTTCTACTAACTCAAATCCATCGCCGGGAGGAAAAGGCCCTTTACGGCCTGATCGGATAACTAAAATAAGGCTTCAGTTTAAGACTTTCCTTTCAGAGGCAACAGGATTTTATCACGATCTTATCATTAAAATCAGGGCAAAGTATGGGCTTCCACTTGGTTACTTTGAGGATTCGGACAATCAGATTGTGATGGAGAAAGATGGAAAGAAATATGCTGATATGAAGATAGGTTTAGTATCTTGTCATCGTTGTCTGATATACTTAGGCGATCTTGCTCGTTATAAAGGAATTTATGGAGAAGGTGACTCAATAAATCGTGAGTTCACAGCAGCCTCTAGCTACTACTTGCAAGCTGCATCTCTTTTGCCTTCAAGTGGGAATCCCCATCATCAG CTTGCATTAGTAGCTTCATATTCTGGAGATGAAGTGGTGACTATTTATCGATATTTTCGTAGTCTGGCTGTGGATAGTCCTTTTACAACTGCAAGAGAAAACTTGATAGTTGCATTTGAGAAG AATCGTCAAAGTTTCTCTCAGCTACCTGGTGATGCTAAAGTTCTTGCGGTCAAGGAATCTTCAGGAAGACCAACTGGCAAAGTAAGAGGAAAAGTTGAAGCAAAACTTGCAACAAAGACAGCTAGTGCTAGAATCGAAGAAGCATCCAGTATGCAAGAAACTTATAAATACTTTTGCACTCGCTTTGTACGCCTAAATGGAATCTTGTTCACTCGTACAAG TCTCGAAACCTTCACTGAAGTTCTTGCCATTGTTAATGCTGGCCTGCGCAAACTTCTTTCTTCAGGGCAAGATGAGGAACTGAATTTTGGCACTGATGCGGCCGAGAATGAACTTGTCATTGTCAGAATTGTCTGCATCATAGTATTTACAATTTATAACATTAATAAGGAATCTGAAGGTCAGACTTATGCAGAAATTGTACAGCGTGCTGTTCTTCTTCAGAATGCATTTGCTGCAGCTTTTGAATTGATGGGTTACATAATAGAGAGATGTACAGAGCTGCGTGATCCATCTTCTAGTTATCTTCTACCCGGTGTTTTGGTTTTTGTTGAATGGCTGGCTTGTTATCCAGATCTAGCTCAAGGCAATGATGTGGACGAGAATCAGGCTACGGTCAGATCAAAATTTTGGAATCGTTGTATATCCCTTATGAATAAACTGCTTTCAGTTGAGCCTATGTCGATTCTTGATGAGGAGGAAACTTGCTTTAATAACATGAGCAGGTATGAAGAAGGGGAAACTGAAAACCGACTTGCTTTGTTTGAGGACTTTGAGTTAAGGGGATTTGTTCCACTGCTTCCTGCACAAACTATCTTGGACTTTTCTAGGAAGCATTCCCTTGGAAATGAtgttgaaaaggaaagaaaagctCGGGTGAAAAGGATTTTAGCTGCAGGGAAGGCTTTAGCAAATGTTGTTAGGGTTGACCAGAAAGTGATATATTTGGATTCAAAGGTGAAGAAATTTACAATTGGTGTTGAACCTCAAACCTCAGATGATTTTGTTCTTGCTACCTCCTATTCAGGCATGCTCAATACAGAAAACTTTCTGCAAGAAAATTCAGGAGACAAATCAATGGTGGAAGTTGTTCGATCAAACCAAGATCGGTATGtagaggaagatgaggatgatgaaGTTATTGTTTTCAAGCCTGTAGTATCTGAGACTCGAGCTGATGTGGTTGTCTCATCATGGGCTCCCCATGAGGGTTTGGAGCCTTCTCTAAAAGCATTTGAAGGGGATTTAAAATTTCATTTAAGTTCTACTTCCCACCCTCTCAATAATATAAACCATCAAACTTTACCTGTTTCTGTTAGTGGTATGATGCCTCAAAACCTCCAACCAGTGCAAACATCAAGATGGATTGAGGAGGAAATTTCTCTTGGCAACAATTTTGAAGGTCTTCGCTTATTTGAGAATGGGCATGTCATGAAACCTGGCCTACAAGAAGCTGTAGACATGTCAAACCGTGTAGCACTTCCTATTCCTGTTCAACAATCTGTCGCTGCTGATACTAATGTTGTGTTTCAGGGTCTCCCAAAATCTTCAGAATCTGTGATACCATCCAAAGTTGATGCTATTGCATCTTCTGGAGTAATTACAGAAAATTTATATGGGATGACAACACCAGCCTTGCAAGCTAGTTTGAGAAAATCCCCAGTCAGTCGACCTGCTAGGCACCTTGGACCACCTCCGGGCTTTAGTCCCTTTCCTTCCAAACAAGGTAGTGAATACTCTGTTTCAGATTCAATAAGTGGGAATCCAATTGTGGATGATTATGGTTGGTTAGATGGATATCATTTGGATTCATCAACTACTAGTTTAAGCTCTAACGGTCCTCAGGCTTATGCTCAATCAAATTCTCATCAAGTCAGTAACAATGGCTTTAGTGGGATGGTTAGCTTTCCCTTCCCTGGAAAAAAATTTCCATCTGTGCCTCTTCAGGTGGAGAAACAAAATGGTTGGCATGAGTATCAATCACATGAGCATTTAAAATCACATGCTGATCAGCAGCCACAACCTCAACAGCAGCTCACAAATGGAAACCAGCAGTTTTCTCCTCTGCCTGAGCAATTTCAAGGACAATCAATTTGGACAGGTCGTTACTTGGTGTGA